The Candidatus Palauibacter soopunensis DNA segment GCCAGTCGCGGAACGTCTCGTAGGGCGGGACGCACAATTGGGTATTGGCGTAGTGAAACTCTTCGAGCGACAGGGCCAGAAGTGACCGTGGCAGCGGGCCCGAAAGCGGGTTGTCGCCGATCCGGAGCACCGTGAGGCCGGTGGCGGCCGCAAGTTCGGATGGCAGCGGGCCGCTCAGCCGATTCCGGTCGACGTGCAGATACCGCAGTCGTTCAAGGTCCCCGACCTCGGGCGGGATCCAGCCGGTGAGATTGTTGCCGCCGAGCGCCAACCCGACCACACGGCCCTCGGAGTCGACCTCGATGCCGTGCCACTGGCCGATCGGCGCGCTGGTGAGCCAATGGTCGCCGTTCGTCCAGTTTGCTCCCCCGGCGGTCTCATAAAGCGTCTTGAGGACACGCCGGTCCGGCGATTCCGACACAGTGATCGCGGCGGTCGCCGACACGTCCCCGGTCGAGGCCGTGACTGTCGCGGTCCCCTCGCCGACGGCGCGCACCAGCCCCGCGGAGTCGACGACCGCGACATTCTTGTCGTCCGACCGCCAGTCGACGGCGGCGTCGGCTACGGGATATCCGTTGGCGTCGGTCGGCTCCGCGACCAGCCGGGCCGTGTCGCCGACCGCCTCGAGCCGGGCCGTGGCGGGCGAGACCGCGATGGCGCTCACCTCCTGCGCCACGGTGATTTCGGCGGTGTCCGACGCGTCCCCCGCAGAAGCCGTGACCGTCGCGGTGCCGTCGCCGGCCGCGCGCACCAGGCCGGTGGAGTCGACGTTAACCACCGCGCCGTCGCTGCTCGACCACGCAACGACGACGCTCGTCATTATCTGTCCTCTCTGGTCGCGCACTTCCGCGACCAGTTGGACGGTCTGGTCGATCGCAGCGAGTTGGATGGCGCCGGGAGTGACGGTCAGCGCCGCTGGCTGCGGTGGAGGCGGCGGAGGCGGCGGATTCGGCGGCGTCGACGGGGGCGGTGCGGGCGGCGGATTCGGCGGACCCGTGGTTGTGCCGTCCCCGCACGAGAGGATCGCCAACAGGCCGATCGCTACAACGGCTCGCAAACGACAATCGTAGGGTGTCTCATGCATGTGGCCAGAATTCATAACTCCGCCCTGGCGACAAGGCGACCCCCGATTCCAGGGGCGACGGATCGTTTCGTAGCGTCTCAAGTCCTCCGGGCGAGGGCGATGTGACCGGCGGGGCGCGGTCAGGTTTTGTGGCCGCCGCGTCGGGTCTTCAGTCCACGGTCGTGGGCTGTGTGATGGTACTCAGGATGGAGTCGATCGCCTCCTCGGCCAGCCGCTCCAGTTCATCCGCCGTGCGGTTCTGGATCGGGTGCGGGACCCAGACGATGGCGGGCTCGAACCCGAGCGAGCGCGACTGGCTGCGAGCGGCCTGCTCGAACTCGGCCGTGACGACGAAGCAGCCCGGGATCCCGCGCTCATCGAGGTCTCTGAGGTCGTGCAGACCGCACGACGTGCAGGACCCTCAATCGGCTAACGCCTGAACCACCACGTCGGCTTCCGCAGCGATCCTCTGCAGCAACTCGGTCGGCGCCCGACGCGCGTTGGTCGGCTTGTCCGTACGGATCGTCGCGATGCCGAGCGCGTCGAGTCGCGTCTTCACGTGATCGAGGAACTCGTCGCTGCGGAGCTTGCCGATCCCCTGCAGCGCGACCACGCGTCCTTCGAGCGACGGAGGAGGCGCGCGCCGCGGGCGCATCGCGGGGGCGAGTTCGGAGGTGGGGTCGTGCAGGACGCTCGTCGAACTCGCCGGGGTCGAAGCGGTCATGTCTCGATCTCTCGCGTGATGGGATGTGAGTGCTGCCAGGCGCGGCCGCCGGGCCAGCCGGCCAGGATCGCGGAGTACAGTCCGGCCGCGCCGCCGGCCCGGGCGAGGAGCAGTCCGCCGGGCGGGAACTTGGGCACTTCAAGGCGCGCCTCGGAGTCCGGCACGCCCTCGGCGAGGCCTCCCGCGCCGCGTGCGACGTCGCTCAAGGGCCGCGTCGTGGCCTCGAGCAGCGCTTCGGTGATCCGCGCCCGGTCCCAGCCCGCCTCCCGGTAGATGCCGTAGTGCTCCGGCGAGAGGAGCAGCACCGCGTGCGCCCACTCGCAGATCTTCGGGTGGCACACGGCCAGCAGGCACGCCGCCAAGGAGGCGGTCAGTTCCTCCGGCGTGCGCGAGCGCTGGTCCATGATCCCCTGCACGCCCTCGCCCTGGAAGAGGGTGACCGCGCTGGTTCCGCGCGGGACGCCGCGCGAGACAGAGAGCGGTTCCCATTCCTCGTCCGACTCGTCCTCCGCGAAGCAGAACGTGTACTTGCTCGGCGCCCCGAAGGTCGAACGGTCGATCTCGCCGGGGCGTCCGCCGCCCACGTTGCGCACGATGAGGTTGAGCGCGCGTCCGATGGTCGCGTTGGCGCGGTTCCCCTGTCCGAGGACGTTGAGCCCCGAGTTCATCCCGATGAGGCGCGCGATGGGGCCATTGACGATGACGAGCGGCGCCGTGAAGCAGGTGCTGCACAGGATCCCGTGCAGCGTGAAGTCGGGATCGAGCGCCGCCTCGAGCGCCGCGAGCACGACGGGCATGTACTCCGGCTTGCAGCCCGCGAGCACGGCGTTGATCGCCACCTTCTCGACCGTGCACTCGGCATAGTCCGGCGGTACGGCGCCCACGACCTCGTCCGGAGCCCGGGGCGTGCCCGCGAGCATGCGCAGGATCCGTTCCGGGGTCGGCGGGACGACGGGCAGCCCGTCCGTCCAGCCGCGCTCGAAGCACGCTTCCAAGGGGTCCGCGTGCGATTCCAGCGCCACCTGTCGCGCTTCGATGCCGGTCTCTCCGAAGCGCGCCCGTAGCCGCTCCGGGGCGCCGGGTTCGACCGACCGCGAACCGCAGCCCGGCTGGAACTCGGGCAGTTCCGCGCCCAGATCCGGCGTCGACGTCAGGTCACGCCACTCCGCCCGGTTCCAGCCCACCGCGCGGCCCGCCTCCTTCCCGTCCTCGAAACGCAGGAGCGTGGGGACGGTCTCGATCCCGAGGCGAAATGAGTGTTCGAGTTCCGTGTCGTCGATCACACCCGGCACGGCCTCGGGGAAGGCCGGGTCGTCCTGACTGCAGATGGCGAGGCCGTCGTCGCCGCCGGCAAGCCGCTCCAGCACCGGCTCCACCAGCCGGCAGGTCGGGCAGTCCCGCTTCACGACGACCGCGAGACCGTTGCTCGGCAGGAGGGCGCTCACGGAACCGGAGTTCCGATGTAATCGTGGTCTGGAAGCTCCATGCCGCAGGTTACGGCTCCGAATGACGGCGGACAAACACCCCGCACGGCGTCGCAACCCGCGATACGCGCGGAGTCCGGGCCGTTGACCGCGCCCGCGACTGAACGGAGATTCACGCCCGCGTGTTCACAAGAGACACGCAGGGATGGATCCGCCCGCACCAAGGGACGGATCCGCACCGATGGACCCACTGGGAAGGATGTACCTCTGATGAACCGCACCACACTCGCGCGCCGTCTGGTGGGCGGGGTGGTCCCGGGCCTGCTCCTCACGTCACTGTCCGGCCTCGCGACGCCAGCGACCGCCGACGCGCAGTACATGCCGAGCCAGGCTCCGGTGCCTCCCCCGTTCTTCGCCCTCCAGAACGCGCGCATCGTGACCGGCACGGGCGCCGTCATCGAGAACGGCACCGTCGTCATCGCCAACGGCCTCATCGAGGCGGTCGGAGCCGATGTCGAAGTCCCGGGCGACGCCTGGGC contains these protein-coding regions:
- a CDS encoding UGSC family (seleno)protein, with translation MTASTPASSTSVLHDPTSELAPAMRPRRAPPPSLEGRVVALQGIGKLRSDEFLDHVKTRLDALGIATIRTDKPTNARRAPTELLQRIAAEADVVVQALADUGSCTSCGLHDLRDLDERGIPGCFVVTAEFEQAARSQSRSLGFEPAIVWVPHPIQNRTADELERLAEEAIDSILSTITQPTTVD
- a CDS encoding thioredoxin family protein, which produces MSALLPSNGLAVVVKRDCPTCRLVEPVLERLAGGDDGLAICSQDDPAFPEAVPGVIDDTELEHSFRLGIETVPTLLRFEDGKEAGRAVGWNRAEWRDLTSTPDLGAELPEFQPGCGSRSVEPGAPERLRARFGETGIEARQVALESHADPLEACFERGWTDGLPVVPPTPERILRMLAGTPRAPDEVVGAVPPDYAECTVEKVAINAVLAGCKPEYMPVVLAALEAALDPDFTLHGILCSTCFTAPLVIVNGPIARLIGMNSGLNVLGQGNRANATIGRALNLIVRNVGGGRPGEIDRSTFGAPSKYTFCFAEDESDEEWEPLSVSRGVPRGTSAVTLFQGEGVQGIMDQRSRTPEELTASLAACLLAVCHPKICEWAHAVLLLSPEHYGIYREAGWDRARITEALLEATTRPLSDVARGAGGLAEGVPDSEARLEVPKFPPGGLLLARAGGAAGLYSAILAGWPGGRAWQHSHPITREIET